A part of Campylobacter concisus genomic DNA contains:
- a CDS encoding sensor histidine kinase, translated as MNEHDIQAGLKSLIEQTYLIENEYKNLTSSYANLQNFIKDIVEILPNAIWVLDENDEIFLQNSEAVRLGKIFKEIPKKEGEINVDGQIYLFKTSSKDNKLIISATNITVEKRTERLASMGQVAAHLAHEIRNPVGSISLLASTLLKRADERTKPIVNQIQKATWRVERIIKATLLFTKGLNINAQIFDFSQLKKECEEAINFYDYSKDIKFSLEFPDGKYTGDLDLLAIVFQNILFNAIDAIEESDDDEGEIILSYEKTPQEHKFIVYDSGEPIKDQAIVFEPFKSSKLKGNGLGLHLCLQIVQAHKGSIEITLNPKTFCINLPIKE; from the coding sequence ATGAACGAACACGATATCCAAGCTGGCTTAAAAAGCCTAATAGAGCAGACTTATCTGATAGAAAACGAATATAAAAATTTAACATCATCTTACGCAAACTTGCAAAATTTCATTAAAGATATTGTGGAAATTCTACCAAATGCTATCTGGGTGTTAGATGAAAATGATGAGATTTTTTTACAAAACTCAGAAGCAGTAAGACTTGGTAAAATTTTTAAAGAGATACCAAAAAAAGAGGGCGAGATAAATGTAGATGGGCAAATTTATCTTTTTAAAACAAGCTCTAAAGACAATAAACTAATAATCTCTGCAACAAACATAACAGTAGAAAAACGCACCGAGCGTCTTGCCTCTATGGGCCAAGTAGCAGCTCACCTAGCCCACGAGATCAGAAATCCGGTAGGCTCTATCTCGCTTTTAGCTTCAACTCTACTTAAAAGAGCTGATGAGCGCACAAAGCCTATCGTAAATCAAATACAAAAAGCTACATGGCGAGTCGAACGTATAATCAAAGCCACACTACTTTTTACAAAAGGTCTTAATATAAATGCACAAATTTTTGACTTTTCGCAGCTTAAAAAAGAGTGTGAAGAGGCTATAAATTTTTACGACTATTCAAAGGATATTAAATTTAGCCTAGAATTTCCAGATGGCAAATATACGGGCGATCTTGATCTACTAGCCATCGTCTTTCAAAATATTTTATTTAACGCCATTGATGCCATCGAAGAGAGCGATGATGATGAAGGAGAGATCATTTTAAGCTATGAAAAAACACCACAAGAACATAAATTTATTGTCTATGATAGTGGTGAGCCCATCAAAGATCAGGCTATAGTTTTTGAGCCATTTAAAAGTAGCAAGCTAAAAGGCAATGGCCTTGGTTTGCACCTTTGTTTACAGATAGTGCAGGCTCACAAAGGCAGCATCGAGATCACACTAAATCCAAAAACATTTTGCATAAATTTACCAATAAAGGAGTAA
- a CDS encoding DUF234 domain-containing protein yields MKHLDINELIKFHLVFDEFDLKHSYYDVFEAIEAEILNNFLALMPKFYFESDTNNAIKSALIKLARSDRKKFSVHKILPQSLASKVYAKLFEKNFLLLEKSREVLPKRSKNQMLKKEERGYKVEDKIHFNSHFSRFWFRFIEPNLSLLKAGKNDEILAIIKKEFDEYASLGFEILCGELMAKKFLINGIFLSSFWSRNIELDMLLNIGGKIIVGEAKYKERKVCKNVLNLLLKKCEKLNIRPDIIALFSKSGFSSELRNLKDERLRLYEISDFEELLK; encoded by the coding sequence ATGAAACACCTTGACATAAATGAACTTATTAAATTTCATCTCGTCTTTGATGAGTTTGATTTAAAGCACTCATATTATGATGTTTTTGAAGCAATCGAGGCTGAAATTTTAAACAACTTCTTAGCCTTGATGCCAAAATTTTACTTCGAGTCCGATACAAATAATGCTATAAAATCTGCCCTCATAAAACTCGCACGAAGCGATAGAAAAAAATTTAGCGTACATAAAATTTTACCTCAAAGCCTAGCTAGCAAAGTCTATGCAAAGCTTTTTGAAAAGAATTTTTTACTGCTTGAAAAAAGTAGGGAAGTACTTCCAAAAAGATCAAAAAACCAAATGCTAAAAAAAGAAGAAAGGGGCTATAAAGTTGAGGATAAAATACATTTTAATAGCCATTTTTCAAGGTTTTGGTTTAGATTTATAGAGCCAAATTTAAGCTTACTAAAAGCTGGTAAAAATGATGAAATTTTAGCCATTATAAAAAAGGAATTTGACGAATATGCAAGCCTTGGATTTGAAATTTTATGCGGTGAACTCATGGCAAAAAAATTTCTGATTAATGGTATATTTTTAAGTAGCTTTTGGAGCAGGAATATAGAGCTTGATATGCTATTAAATATAGGCGGCAAGATCATAGTCGGAGAGGCAAAATACAAAGAGAGAAAGGTTTGCAAAAACGTGCTAAATTTACTATTAAAAAAATGTGAAAAACTAAACATTAGGCCAGATATTATTGCTCTTTTTTCAAAGAGTGGATTTAGTAGCGAGCTAAGAAATCTAAAGGATGAAAGGCTAAGGCTTTATGAAATTAGCGATTTTGAGGAACTTTTAAAATGA
- a CDS encoding aminotransferase class V-fold PLP-dependent enzyme, producing the protein MVNLEHIRENIILKNGIYYFDFTASGLAYKPIEDEIAKILQTYANTHSISSSNAYKTAQTYEDSRRELKSLLGLDDSFYLFTCGNGATGAIKKFQEILGIYAPPVLKKRYSLKADENSPLVVLGPYEHHSNEISFRQALCEVERIRLDKNGGIDFNHLEQILRINVGREIIATFSVASNVTGVLSDYRKIYTLIKSYGGIVAFDAASFSAYGNIDCDYFDALFLSPHKLLGGVGSCGLLAIKKILANSDEPTFAGGGTVSYVSKNYAIFVKDSEQLEEAGTPPILGLIRANLAYRLRNEIGFEAIYENESELGEYLEKKLAEIPELTCYHPNNIKRLPIFAFNVTGVSPYELAKVLSKEYGIQTRAGCSCAGPYGHDLLHLKEDALFTHKPGWVRAGLHYTHTLQDADYLVDALKNSIKKYSSSWKVDDPFSVDKISGCMGDR; encoded by the coding sequence TTGGTAAATTTAGAGCATATTAGAGAAAATATAATTTTAAAAAATGGCATTTATTATTTTGACTTTACAGCTTCAGGGCTAGCTTATAAACCTATTGAAGATGAGATAGCAAAAATACTCCAAACATACGCAAATACGCACTCTATCAGCTCATCAAACGCCTATAAAACCGCTCAAACTTATGAAGATTCAAGACGTGAATTAAAAAGCTTACTAGGACTTGATGATAGTTTTTATCTTTTTACTTGTGGCAATGGAGCTACCGGTGCGATAAAGAAATTTCAAGAAATTTTAGGAATTTATGCACCGCCAGTATTAAAAAAAAGATATTCATTAAAAGCAGATGAAAATTCTCCGCTCGTAGTACTTGGCCCTTATGAGCATCATTCAAATGAGATAAGCTTTAGGCAAGCACTTTGTGAGGTTGAGCGTATCAGGCTTGATAAAAATGGAGGGATTGACTTTAATCATTTGGAGCAAATTTTAAGGATAAATGTCGGTCGTGAGATCATTGCAACTTTTAGTGTGGCTTCAAATGTGACTGGGGTTTTGAGCGACTACCGCAAAATTTACACTCTTATAAAATCTTATGGCGGCATTGTAGCATTTGATGCTGCAAGTTTTAGCGCTTATGGAAATATTGATTGTGACTATTTTGATGCTCTTTTTTTATCGCCACATAAATTGCTTGGTGGAGTTGGAAGTTGTGGGCTTCTTGCTATAAAAAAGATACTTGCAAACTCAGATGAGCCGACATTTGCTGGCGGTGGAACGGTAAGTTATGTCAGCAAAAACTACGCTATATTTGTAAAAGATAGTGAACAGCTAGAAGAGGCTGGCACCCCGCCTATTTTAGGACTTATAAGGGCAAATTTGGCTTATAGGCTAAGAAATGAGATAGGATTTGAGGCAATATATGAAAACGAGAGCGAGCTTGGAGAGTATTTGGAAAAAAAGCTAGCAGAAATTCCTGAGCTTACGTGCTATCATCCAAATAACATAAAGCGTTTGCCGATATTTGCTTTTAACGTGACTGGCGTTTCGCCTTATGAACTAGCCAAAGTTTTAAGCAAAGAATATGGCATTCAAACGCGTGCAGGATGTTCTTGTGCTGGGCCATATGGACATGATTTGCTTCATTTAAAAGAAGATGCACTATTTACCCATAAGCCAGGCTGGGTAAGGGCTGGACTCCACTATACGCATACGCTACAAGACGCGGATTATTTAGTAGATGCATTAAAAAATAGCATTAAGAAGTATTCAAGTAGTTGGAAGGTCGATGATCCTTTTAGTGTTGATAAAATTTCAGGTTGTATGGGAGATAGATGA
- a CDS encoding hydroxymethylpyrimidine/phosphomethylpyrimidine kinase encodes MKNILIIAGSDSVGGAGAQADIKTCEAFSCYAATAITALTAQNTNGVNNIFATNATNLNEQIKMVDEELNIDAIKVGMLFNKELISCVGSWLEKFHKQGIKIVIDPVCVAKSGSKLLEDDAIASLKELFKFADIITPNIDEAKVLELDSKNLPCDMILKRSMVAEICEDTLFKKNGDVLKFKEPLIKPEIMHGAGCSFASALACLLANGHTKEEAIKLAKKYILNAIKNAITTKFGKRLLNHKVGISD; translated from the coding sequence ATGAAAAATATATTAATCATTGCAGGAAGTGATAGTGTTGGTGGAGCTGGTGCACAAGCTGATATTAAGACATGTGAGGCATTTTCTTGCTACGCAGCGACAGCTATCACGGCTCTTACGGCACAAAATACAAATGGTGTTAACAATATCTTTGCTACAAATGCTACAAATCTAAATGAACAGATCAAAATGGTAGACGAAGAGCTAAACATAGATGCCATAAAGGTTGGTATGCTTTTTAATAAAGAGCTTATATCTTGCGTTGGTTCTTGGCTTGAAAAATTTCATAAGCAAGGCATTAAAATAGTAATAGACCCAGTTTGCGTAGCAAAATCAGGCTCAAAGCTTCTTGAGGATGATGCGATAGCAAGCTTAAAAGAGCTTTTTAAATTTGCAGACATTATCACGCCAAATATCGATGAAGCCAAAGTTTTGGAGCTTGATAGTAAAAATTTACCTTGCGATATGATCTTAAAGCGAAGCATGGTTGCAGAAATTTGCGAAGATACTCTTTTTAAAAAAAATGGTGACGTGCTTAAATTTAAAGAGCCACTAATAAAACCAGAGATCATGCACGGGGCTGGATGTAGCTTTGCAAGTGCGCTAGCATGCTTGCTGGCTAATGGACACACCAAAGAAGAGGCCATAAAACTAGCCAAAAAATATATTTTAAATGCTATTAAAAATGCAATTACGACAAAATTTGGCAAACGTCTACTAAATCATAAAGTTGGCATAAGTGATTGA
- the thiE gene encoding thiamine phosphate synthase, with the protein MIEIYAISDDVLMPENLALQYTKEILECGVKFFQFRSKKIPKDERLAGEIFNLCEKFGARFIVNDDILFAAHIGAKSVHLGKDDASIKEAFEILGDDAYVGISCYDSLELAIRAKQNGASYVAFGAMFKSPTKPNAPLCKAQTISQAKEMGMNVCVIGGINSSNIASVARVKPDMIALISAIYKDGTIKKNIENLQRNLLL; encoded by the coding sequence GTGATTGAAATTTATGCGATTAGCGACGATGTGTTGATGCCTGAAAATTTAGCCTTGCAATATACTAAAGAAATTTTAGAGTGTGGGGTGAAATTTTTTCAATTTCGCTCTAAAAAAATACCCAAAGATGAGAGGCTAGCTGGTGAAATTTTCAACCTATGCGAAAAATTTGGAGCCAGATTTATCGTAAATGATGATATTTTATTTGCTGCTCATATAGGAGCAAAGTCCGTGCATTTGGGAAAAGATGATGCGAGCATAAAAGAGGCGTTTGAAATTTTAGGAGATGATGCTTACGTGGGAATTAGCTGCTATGATAGCTTGGAGCTTGCCATTAGGGCAAAACAAAATGGTGCTAGCTATGTGGCTTTTGGAGCGATGTTTAAAAGCCCAACAAAACCAAATGCGCCACTTTGCAAGGCCCAAACCATATCACAAGCAAAAGAAATGGGAATGAATGTGTGTGTCATAGGTGGCATAAACTCTAGTAACATTGCAAGTGTCGCTAGAGTAAAGCCAGACATGATCGCCTTAATATCCGCTATCTATAAAGATGGCACGATAAAGAAAAATATAGAAAATTTACAAAGAAATTTATTGCTGTAA
- a CDS encoding aminotransferase class V-fold PLP-dependent enzyme — protein sequence MLNIDEVRKNIILEEGLYYFDYTASGLAYKPIEDEILKFLKTYANTHSDSSSSAVLTQKCYENARAELKSLLGLDDSFYLIATGQGATAAIKKFQEIMGIYISPATRALIGEANLRKLNLPLAIIGPYEHHSVEVSLREGLCDIKRIELDENNEIDYAMLENALKQNAKRKIIASFSAASNVTGVKTNYKKIYSLIKKYDGILALDVATLSAYENVDCRYFDALFLSPHKLLGGVGSCGLLAIKKELCKNLPTFAAGGTVKYVSRTSHVFTNEVENLEEGGTPPIMQLMRANLAYKLRNEIGLNNIKVAECELGEMFCKELEKIDEVINYCPENLDRLPIFAFNVKGVSPYDFAASLSSDFGIQTRAGCDCAGPYGHDLLNLKDNTVFEAKPGWVRVSIHYTHTKEDIKYLINAIKSCIKKHKEG from the coding sequence TTGCTAAATATTGATGAAGTAAGAAAAAATATCATTTTAGAAGAAGGCCTTTACTATTTTGACTACACGGCTTCAGGTCTTGCTTACAAACCCATTGAAGATGAAATTTTAAAATTTTTAAAAACCTACGCAAACACTCACTCAGATAGTAGTTCAAGCGCTGTGCTAACGCAAAAATGCTATGAAAATGCAAGAGCTGAGTTAAAAAGCTTATTAGGCCTTGACGATAGTTTTTATCTTATTGCGACTGGTCAAGGAGCAACGGCTGCGATAAAGAAATTTCAGGAGATAATGGGAATTTATATCTCACCAGCTACAAGAGCTTTGATAGGCGAAGCAAATTTAAGAAAATTAAACTTGCCACTAGCGATCATTGGCCCTTATGAGCATCACTCCGTTGAAGTTAGCTTAAGAGAAGGGCTTTGTGATATAAAACGTATAGAGCTTGATGAAAATAATGAGATAGATTATGCGATGCTTGAGAATGCATTAAAGCAAAATGCAAAAAGAAAGATAATAGCTAGTTTTAGTGCCGCCTCAAACGTCACTGGCGTTAAAACTAATTATAAAAAAATTTACTCGCTGATTAAAAAATATGATGGTATTTTAGCACTTGACGTGGCCACTCTTAGTGCTTATGAAAATGTTGATTGCAGATATTTTGACGCACTGTTTCTCTCGCCTCACAAGCTACTTGGCGGAGTTGGGAGTTGTGGGCTTTTGGCTATCAAAAAAGAGCTTTGTAAAAATTTGCCTACATTTGCAGCTGGAGGCACAGTCAAGTACGTAAGCAGGACATCACATGTTTTTACTAATGAAGTTGAAAATTTAGAAGAGGGTGGCACGCCACCGATAATGCAGCTAATGCGTGCAAATTTAGCCTACAAGCTAAGAAATGAAATCGGACTTAATAATATAAAAGTGGCTGAATGTGAGCTGGGCGAGATGTTTTGTAAAGAGCTAGAAAAGATAGATGAGGTGATAAATTATTGTCCTGAAAATTTAGACAGATTGCCTATTTTTGCATTTAATGTAAAAGGTGTTTCTCCTTATGATTTTGCTGCTAGTTTAAGTAGTGATTTTGGTATACAAACACGTGCAGGCTGTGATTGCGCTGGGCCGTATGGACATGATCTGCTTAATTTAAAAGATAATACCGTTTTTGAAGCAAAACCTGGCTGGGTACGTGTTAGCATTCACTATACGCATACAAAAGAGGATATAAAATATCTTATAAATGCCATAAAATCTTGCATCAAAAAGCACAAAGAAGGATAG
- a CDS encoding FtsW/RodA/SpoVE family cell cycle protein, with translation MIKLDRRILTHFDFIQPFLIIPIIAISYILVSEANDILANKQLVYFGIGFVSFCIAFLLPIRRIDWIIPMFYWVCIVLLLSVDIFGVSKLGARRWLEIPFVHFTLQPSELMKPAFLLMLAYLVKQRPPEVDGYGLKDFLRLSFYILLPFALIMKEPDLGTALILLIVGYTILFVIGVNKKIWITIILAIGFSAPVLYENLHDYQKKRIHDFIAEEPSYHVKQSIIAIGSGGLKGKPKDEATQTHFKFLPIATSDFIFAYNIERFGFYGGLFLLGLYGALITHLLSLNYGLKNDYFTQVTTTGIAALIFVYVGVNVSMTIGFAPVVGVPLPFFSYGGSSFVTFMVLFGILQNLLTFRFDRTYSFIKIHF, from the coding sequence CGAAGCAAACGACATTTTGGCAAACAAACAGCTTGTATATTTTGGCATCGGATTTGTCTCATTTTGCATCGCATTTTTGCTGCCTATTAGACGCATAGACTGGATCATCCCGATGTTTTACTGGGTCTGCATCGTGCTGCTTTTAAGCGTTGATATCTTTGGCGTTAGCAAGCTAGGAGCTAGGCGCTGGCTTGAAATTCCCTTCGTTCACTTCACGCTTCAGCCCTCAGAGCTCATGAAGCCAGCCTTTTTGCTGATGCTAGCCTATCTAGTTAAGCAGCGCCCGCCAGAGGTCGATGGGTATGGGCTAAAAGACTTTTTAAGGCTTAGTTTTTACATACTTTTGCCATTTGCGCTCATCATGAAAGAGCCTGATCTTGGCACCGCACTCATACTTTTGATAGTTGGCTACACCATCCTTTTTGTCATCGGCGTAAATAAGAAAATTTGGATCACTATTATCCTTGCGATAGGCTTTTCGGCGCCAGTTTTATATGAAAATTTACATGACTATCAAAAAAAGAGGATTCACGATTTTATCGCTGAAGAGCCAAGCTATCACGTCAAACAAAGTATCATCGCCATAGGTAGTGGTGGGTTAAAAGGCAAGCCAAAGGACGAAGCGACGCAGACGCACTTTAAATTTTTACCAATCGCCACTAGTGACTTCATCTTTGCCTACAACATCGAGCGTTTTGGCTTTTATGGTGGATTGTTTCTGCTTGGGCTTTATGGGGCGCTTATAACACATCTTTTAAGTTTAAATTACGGCCTAAAAAACGACTATTTTACACAAGTTACCACTACGGGGATTGCTGCACTTATTTTCGTTTATGTTGGTGTAAATGTCTCGATGACGATCGGTTTTGCACCAGTTGTGGGCGTACCACTGCCATTTTTTAGTTACGGCGGAAGCAGCTTTGTTACATTTATGGTGCTTTTTGGAATTTTGCAAAATTTGCTAACTTTTAGATTTGATAGAACTTATAGCTTTATAAAAATTCACTTCTAA